In one Pseudomonadota bacterium genomic region, the following are encoded:
- a CDS encoding tetratricopeptide repeat protein: MKKLFIYISVLFIPLSLLASDYSSSILFFLKGYRSETQGKYEDAIEYYKSALHLNPDSSDIRSELSFSYIRKGELDNAEKLLEEAIVLNEKNRNALILLGGIYSAKGEVSKAKTMYEKCIAINAEDTEAYLHLGSLYINEKNNEGAIKIYDKIISYDNDNIITLYYIGRLKAELKDYEEAKKYYNRVIELKPNFEPAFLDLGLIYEIENNHNKAIEYYQMVIAFDPLNKKARTKIANIFVRQKEYDKAIYEFEKLSDVDREDLSVRGKIGLLHLEKGRYDEAIREFNILLASSPKNDMLRLYLAYALKEKGDMKRAIDELTKIDPGSEEFKSAIKTMTLLYIKTGLVEEGISRFKDYLENKKDNIDLYVMLSTLYEEKADYQKSIEVLEEAKRHDPNNIELIYQIGMLYEKSGNTDKALLYMEDTLKIDPDYPNALNFIGYTWADKGTNLDKAEGMIKKALIKKPDDGYIMDSIGWVYYKKGDYKKALDELLKAHQRLPDDPTIAEHLGDVFASLKEYDKAMEYFEKSMKLESKEEKKQVIEKKIKAIEEKRK; this comes from the coding sequence TGATTCTTCCGATATCAGATCGGAATTATCTTTTTCATATATCAGAAAAGGCGAACTTGACAATGCAGAGAAGCTGCTTGAGGAAGCAATCGTACTGAACGAAAAGAATCGTAACGCCCTTATTTTACTTGGAGGCATATACTCTGCAAAAGGGGAAGTCAGCAAGGCAAAGACGATGTATGAAAAATGTATCGCCATCAATGCTGAAGATACCGAAGCATATCTGCACCTGGGTTCTCTGTATATAAATGAAAAGAATAACGAAGGGGCTATTAAAATATATGATAAAATCATATCCTATGATAATGACAATATCATAACACTCTATTATATTGGTAGGTTGAAAGCTGAATTAAAGGACTATGAAGAAGCAAAAAAATATTACAACAGGGTTATTGAGTTAAAACCTAATTTTGAGCCTGCATTTTTGGATCTTGGTCTTATTTATGAGATTGAGAACAATCATAATAAAGCTATAGAGTATTATCAAATGGTTATTGCTTTTGACCCCCTTAATAAAAAAGCGAGAACAAAAATTGCAAATATTTTTGTCAGGCAGAAAGAGTATGACAAGGCGATTTATGAATTTGAAAAACTCTCTGATGTGGACAGGGAAGACCTTTCCGTAAGAGGCAAGATCGGCCTGTTGCATCTTGAAAAAGGCAGGTATGATGAAGCAATAAGGGAGTTCAACATATTACTTGCATCATCGCCAAAAAACGATATGCTGAGATTGTATCTTGCCTATGCCCTGAAAGAAAAAGGCGATATGAAGAGGGCTATTGATGAATTGACAAAAATAGATCCCGGCTCGGAGGAATTTAAGAGCGCAATAAAGACCATGACCTTACTGTACATTAAAACGGGTTTGGTCGAAGAGGGAATAAGTAGATTTAAGGACTATCTCGAAAACAAAAAAGACAATATTGACCTGTATGTAATGCTTTCGACGCTTTACGAAGAAAAGGCGGATTATCAAAAAAGCATTGAAGTCCTGGAAGAAGCAAAGAGGCACGATCCCAATAACATTGAGCTTATTTACCAGATTGGTATGTTGTACGAGAAAAGTGGAAATACCGATAAGGCATTGCTATATATGGAAGATACGCTGAAAATTGATCCTGATTACCCGAATGCTCTGAATTTCATAGGCTATACATGGGCAGATAAAGGTACTAATCTTGATAAAGCTGAAGGGATGATAAAAAAGGCTCTTATAAAAAAACCCGACGATGGGTACATCATGGACAGCATTGGCTGGGTGTACTATAAAAAAGGCGATTATAAAAAGGCTCTGGATGAGTTGTTAAAGGCCCATCAGAGGCTGCCTGACGACCCGACCATTGCCGAGCATCTCGGCGATGTCTTTGCAAGTCTGAAAGAGTATGATAAGGCCATGGAGTATTTTGAAAAATCCATGAAACTGGAAAGCAAAGAGGAGAAGAAACAGGTCATAGAGAAGAAGATAAAGGCAATAGAAGAAAAAAGAAAGTGA
- a CDS encoding DUF362 domain-containing protein: MEKVVAGRCDSYDIKTLKNFFHDGFSEVGIKAAHQRVLLKPNLLSGKSPEKAVTTRPEFVRAISELLLDSSCDVYIGDSPGYESTEKVLIKSGIMEVAKDCGLKILSFNKKITKKNQGISPYREFILGEDPDNFEIIINLPKLKTHVMMGLTLGVKNTFGFIHALDKAKWHLKAGTDRMIFASMLIDIHNIVKPSITIIDGIIGMDGDGPGSGRIRNMGIVALSKNAFALDHYIEQLAGIPFPLPITSKAKEHGMVPDYKTICAGLPVSFADDFQLPGTMDINWNLPDMAKRVLKNVFIKKPKLKKGLCKGCGICANVCPAGALFVDEKAVLFDYKKCIRCYCCQEMCPEGAIRV; the protein is encoded by the coding sequence GTGGAAAAGGTAGTAGCAGGGAGATGTGATTCCTACGATATTAAAACGCTTAAGAATTTCTTCCATGATGGCTTCAGTGAAGTAGGTATTAAGGCAGCGCACCAGAGAGTTCTGCTCAAGCCGAATCTTTTAAGCGGGAAGTCGCCGGAAAAAGCTGTAACCACCCGCCCGGAGTTTGTAAGGGCGATATCCGAATTATTGCTGGACTCCTCCTGCGATGTTTATATCGGGGATAGCCCGGGATATGAATCCACAGAAAAAGTCCTGATAAAATCAGGCATTATGGAAGTAGCAAAGGATTGTGGTCTAAAAATACTCTCTTTTAATAAAAAGATTACAAAAAAAAATCAGGGTATTTCGCCTTACAGAGAGTTTATCCTGGGCGAAGACCCTGATAATTTTGAAATAATTATAAACCTTCCCAAGTTGAAGACCCATGTAATGATGGGGCTTACCCTGGGAGTGAAAAACACCTTTGGTTTCATACATGCCCTTGATAAGGCAAAGTGGCACCTGAAGGCCGGGACAGACAGAATGATCTTTGCATCAATGCTTATAGATATTCACAATATTGTGAAGCCTTCGATAACGATTATTGACGGAATTATCGGTATGGATGGAGACGGACCGGGCAGCGGCAGGATAAGAAATATGGGTATAGTTGCTTTGAGCAAAAATGCATTTGCCCTGGATCACTATATAGAGCAGCTTGCAGGCATACCGTTTCCTCTTCCCATAACTTCAAAGGCCAAAGAGCATGGTATGGTGCCCGATTACAAGACGATCTGTGCAGGTCTTCCAGTTTCCTTTGCGGATGACTTTCAACTGCCCGGAACAATGGACATTAACTGGAATCTCCCCGATATGGCAAAGAGAGTGTTAAAAAACGTCTTTATCAAAAAACCTAAATTAAAAAAAGGCCTATGCAAAGGATGCGGGATATGTGCGAATGTGTGCCCTGCAGGTGCCCTTTTTGTTGATGAAAAAGCCGTTTTGTTCGATTACAAGAAGTGTATACGTTGTTATTGCTGCCAGGAGATGTGTCCTGAAGGGGCAATCAGGGTTTGA
- the selD gene encoding selenide, water dikinase SelD produces the protein MGPADLANILCGIEIPVDDNVLVGIEGFEDAGVYKITDDIAIVQTIDFFTPIVNDPYWFGQIAAANAMSDIYAMGAIPKTALNMVCFSLKQFDISVLKEILRGGIDKIRESGASLLGGHSVDDVEIKYGLSVTGIIHPDKIIKNEGAIPGDCLILTKPLGTGILNTGIKGNALSEESIQNLINVMAALNKKASEAMLCVRTHAATDVTGFGLAGHLKEMIKEYIGVELFADKIPYFQEATELSQSGFVPGGLYRNRDYYKEHVTGKNEGFLYDILFDPQTSGGLLMAVHPDDILKFEETALNIQLDYWIIGRFISESKGKILLI, from the coding sequence ATAGGTCCGGCGGACCTTGCAAACATACTCTGCGGCATCGAGATACCAGTGGACGATAATGTCCTCGTGGGTATTGAAGGTTTCGAAGACGCAGGGGTTTATAAAATCACTGATGATATTGCTATTGTCCAGACAATAGACTTCTTTACACCTATCGTCAATGATCCGTACTGGTTTGGCCAGATTGCGGCTGCAAATGCCATGAGCGATATCTATGCCATGGGTGCAATACCGAAGACGGCGTTGAATATGGTCTGCTTTTCTCTGAAACAGTTTGATATAAGCGTCCTGAAAGAAATACTGAGGGGCGGAATTGATAAGATACGGGAGTCAGGCGCAAGCCTTCTGGGCGGTCACAGCGTTGACGATGTTGAAATAAAATACGGTCTTTCCGTTACAGGCATAATACACCCGGATAAGATTATAAAGAATGAAGGCGCAATACCCGGAGATTGTCTTATCCTCACAAAACCGCTCGGCACAGGCATCCTGAACACAGGCATTAAAGGCAACGCACTGAGTGAGGAGTCAATACAAAACCTCATCAATGTAATGGCTGCCTTGAATAAAAAGGCATCCGAAGCAATGCTCTGCGTTAGAACCCATGCGGCAACCGACGTAACAGGTTTTGGTCTTGCCGGCCATTTGAAGGAAATGATCAAGGAATATATAGGCGTGGAATTGTTCGCCGATAAAATCCCCTATTTTCAGGAGGCCACAGAACTTTCGCAGTCAGGTTTCGTTCCCGGAGGCTTGTACAGGAACAGGGATTATTACAAAGAGCATGTAACGGGTAAAAATGAGGGCTTTCTATATGATATCCTCTTTGATCCCCAAACATCAGGAGGTCTCCTGATGGCAGTGCACCCTGACGATATCCTTAAATTTGAAGAAACAGCTTTAAATATTCAATTGGATTACTGGATCATAGGCCGGTTCATCAGCGAGTCAAAAGGAAAGATTCTGCTCATCTAA
- a CDS encoding cytochrome bc complex cytochrome b subunit, with protein MSQKFKELYNIKEIKALAKKKTGGIALFLVMIQFITGMVLSFYYIPYFEQAHKSITDIVTKLNMGWLFRSFHHWGAQLIMAVLFIHTFSILLSKSYRKPKDLLWFSGFALLVVSIFFGLSGYLLVWDERAFAAVRVATGGTGSLPVIGVFIKSFLRGGIDVTGETLTRFHAFHVSILPIITIFLVCVHILLVQYRVISMPLSLKKRTKQMPFFPYRFYKYLIICLIVLGITVTLATLFPPEIGKKADLLAPAPENIKPEWYFLFLFQTLKLFPGEIMGLNGEMIAVTLIFCGIFFLFLIPFFDREMGRSKKNTVFTWIGIVYTLYFIVMTAIGFLS; from the coding sequence TTGAGTCAAAAATTTAAAGAGTTGTATAACATAAAAGAGATCAAGGCTCTTGCTAAAAAGAAAACGGGCGGCATCGCATTGTTTCTTGTTATGATTCAGTTTATAACCGGAATGGTACTATCATTCTATTATATACCCTATTTTGAGCAGGCACACAAAAGTATCACAGACATTGTTACAAAATTAAATATGGGCTGGCTCTTTCGTTCCTTCCATCATTGGGGGGCTCAACTGATTATGGCAGTTCTGTTTATACACACATTCAGCATACTCCTCTCAAAATCTTACAGAAAACCAAAAGATTTATTATGGTTTTCGGGTTTTGCCCTTCTTGTCGTATCTATCTTTTTCGGTTTAAGCGGCTACCTTTTGGTGTGGGATGAAAGGGCCTTTGCAGCAGTAAGGGTAGCAACGGGCGGAACGGGCAGTCTCCCTGTTATAGGCGTTTTTATAAAATCCTTTTTAAGAGGAGGTATTGACGTAACAGGTGAGACCCTGACCCGTTTTCATGCATTCCATGTGTCAATTCTTCCTATCATCACGATATTTTTAGTATGTGTACATATCCTTCTCGTTCAATATCGTGTGATAAGCATGCCGCTATCTCTTAAAAAAAGAACAAAGCAAATGCCCTTCTTTCCTTACAGATTCTATAAATATCTTATAATCTGCCTTATAGTATTAGGGATAACTGTAACTTTGGCAACACTTTTCCCTCCGGAAATAGGCAAGAAGGCAGACCTCCTTGCGCCTGCGCCGGAAAACATTAAACCCGAATGGTATTTTCTGTTCCTGTTTCAGACTTTAAAACTCTTCCCCGGAGAAATTATGGGATTAAACGGCGAGATGATTGCCGTTACCCTTATTTTTTGTGGAATCTTCTTCTTATTTCTCATCCCTTTCTTTGACAGAGAAATGGGGCGGAGCAAAAAAAATACGGTATTTACCTGGATAGGAATTGTATATACCCTATATTTTATTGTCATGACAGCCATCGGTTTTCTGAGTTAG
- a CDS encoding ubiquinol-cytochrome c reductase iron-sulfur subunit, whose translation MKIDYSLVTRRTFLNTLFGGWLAAFFSGSVYALMQFAFPTLGKEPDFVVLNASDFIDIPLNSVKPFAWGGKVGLFFKKADGTATALKGLCTHMECNITYKQEDRKFYCACHEGWYDEDGKNIKGPPPKPLELFNIKTEGEKIIVFKKGIKVESKI comes from the coding sequence ATGAAGATTGATTACTCACTCGTCACACGAAGGACATTTCTCAATACCCTCTTTGGCGGATGGCTTGCCGCCTTCTTTTCAGGAAGTGTTTATGCACTTATGCAGTTTGCCTTTCCTACACTCGGAAAAGAACCTGATTTCGTGGTGCTCAATGCCAGTGACTTTATAGATATACCGCTGAACTCGGTAAAGCCCTTTGCATGGGGAGGGAAGGTCGGACTTTTTTTTAAAAAGGCAGACGGAACTGCAACAGCCCTGAAAGGTTTGTGCACGCATATGGAATGTAATATCACATATAAGCAGGAAGACAGAAAATTTTATTGCGCATGTCATGAAGGCTGGTATGACGAAGACGGCAAAAACATCAAAGGGCCTCCGCCAAAACCACTTGAGCTTTTTAATATCAAAACTGAAGGTGAAAAGATTATCGTTTTTAAAAAGGGGATAAAGGTTGAGTCAAAAATTTAA
- the sdhB gene encoding succinate dehydrogenase iron-sulfur subunit, translating to MITANEYTFKIFRYDMKEPEVRPHFRSYRIKVISGLTVLMTLLRIRDEIDGSLSFRSSCRSAVCGSCAMVINGKIDLACRSQVASFGDNTIVLEPLPNLEIIKDLVVDMTPFWDMYEKVKPYLIRKSPEPEKEIHQGEDERKRIDQNVNCILCASCYGACPVLSRTPDYIGPAAFAKLERFVLDSRDERPLHFLEGINNEKGVWGCDTMLRCIDACPKDVRPIDSIVGLRKTLLKYKAKKIFGITKDED from the coding sequence TTGATTACTGCCAACGAATATACGTTCAAGATTTTCCGATATGATATGAAAGAACCTGAAGTCCGGCCTCATTTTAGGTCATACCGCATTAAGGTTATATCCGGTCTGACAGTTCTTATGACACTTTTGCGTATTCGTGACGAAATAGACGGGTCACTCTCCTTCAGATCATCATGCAGATCAGCAGTATGCGGTTCCTGCGCAATGGTAATCAACGGCAAGATCGATCTTGCCTGCAGATCCCAGGTTGCTTCCTTCGGCGATAACACGATTGTTCTTGAACCCCTCCCTAATCTTGAGATCATCAAAGATCTGGTTGTTGACATGACCCCCTTTTGGGATATGTATGAAAAGGTTAAACCATATCTGATCAGGAAAAGTCCTGAACCGGAAAAAGAAATACATCAGGGAGAAGATGAGAGGAAACGCATAGATCAAAATGTGAACTGCATCCTCTGTGCATCATGTTACGGCGCATGCCCGGTGCTTTCAAGAACCCCTGATTATATAGGTCCTGCAGCCTTTGCAAAGCTCGAACGTTTTGTTCTCGACTCCAGGGACGAAAGGCCTCTACACTTTCTCGAAGGAATAAACAACGAAAAGGGGGTATGGGGATGTGATACAATGCTTCGGTGCATCGATGCATGTCCGAAAGATGTAAGGCCCATAGACTCTATTGTGGGTTTAAGGAAAACACTTTTGAAGTACAAGGCAAAAAAGATCTTCGGGATAACAAAAGATGAAGATTGA
- a CDS encoding FAD-binding protein — MLAHDVLIIGGGLAGLRAAVGLCDKYDVGVLSKVHPVRSHSIAAQGGINAALANSPDGRDDTWKKHAFDTIKGSDYLADQSAVEIMCREAIKVVYEMEHWGCPFSRFPDGSIAQRPFGGADYPRTCYSADLTGHVLLNTLNERAVAKGVRVYSEWFVLALVTDNDVCHGVIAFDLKSGEIVPILAKTTLFATGGYGRVYLHSTNALINTGSGIGIAYKAGVPIKDMEFVQFHPTALIGTNILITEACRGEGGYLINKDDERFMARYVPNAMELAPRDIVSRSIQIEIDEGRGFEHPLGKYINLDLRHLGAPKILEKLPGIRNICIDFIGVDPILEPIPIMPCQHYSMGGIDTNEKCETNVSGFYAAGECACVSVHGANRLGGNSLLDTIVFGKLACLAIDEHLRNNSAKPDEKLLISKKEEMEKKIYKLMYGGNEKPYRILVDLSKTMSDCVGIFREKAGIEQALMDISKIKERFRDVHVNSPKLYMNYELLNAIELEYMLEVAHTIAIGAYLREESRGAHFRKDFNTRNDTDWLKHTVARIGKDGEPVISYKDVVITNYQPMERKY; from the coding sequence ATGCTCGCTCATGATGTCCTCATTATCGGCGGAGGTCTTGCAGGACTCCGGGCAGCAGTGGGTCTTTGCGATAAATATGATGTGGGCGTCCTGTCCAAGGTACACCCTGTCAGATCGCATTCTATAGCAGCACAGGGCGGTATTAACGCTGCCCTTGCAAATAGCCCGGACGGCAGGGACGATACCTGGAAAAAACATGCCTTTGATACAATAAAAGGCAGCGATTATCTTGCGGACCAGAGCGCTGTGGAGATCATGTGCAGGGAAGCAATAAAGGTCGTCTACGAGATGGAGCACTGGGGCTGCCCCTTCAGCAGGTTCCCTGACGGCTCTATTGCCCAGAGGCCTTTTGGGGGCGCAGATTACCCTCGAACATGTTATTCGGCAGATTTAACAGGACATGTCCTGCTCAATACCCTCAACGAAAGGGCAGTAGCAAAAGGGGTGCGGGTTTACTCCGAATGGTTTGTCCTGGCCCTCGTTACAGACAACGATGTGTGCCACGGTGTCATCGCTTTTGATCTTAAAAGCGGTGAAATAGTGCCCATCCTTGCTAAGACAACTCTGTTTGCTACCGGCGGTTACGGCAGGGTCTATCTCCATTCCACTAATGCCCTTATAAATACAGGAAGCGGTATCGGTATTGCCTATAAGGCCGGTGTACCCATAAAGGATATGGAATTTGTTCAGTTCCATCCTACCGCCCTCATCGGCACCAACATCCTTATAACAGAAGCATGCAGGGGCGAGGGTGGCTACCTGATCAATAAAGACGATGAGAGATTCATGGCACGTTATGTACCAAATGCCATGGAGCTTGCACCGCGTGATATTGTTTCGAGGAGTATCCAGATAGAAATCGACGAAGGCAGGGGGTTTGAACACCCCTTGGGTAAATATATCAATCTTGACTTGAGACACCTCGGCGCCCCGAAAATATTGGAAAAGCTGCCCGGCATACGGAACATATGCATTGATTTCATAGGCGTTGATCCGATCCTCGAACCGATACCCATCATGCCCTGCCAGCACTACTCCATGGGGGGCATAGATACGAACGAGAAATGTGAAACCAATGTATCGGGGTTTTACGCTGCCGGAGAATGCGCCTGTGTAAGTGTCCATGGCGCAAACAGGCTTGGCGGCAATTCGCTCCTCGATACAATCGTTTTCGGGAAATTAGCGTGCCTTGCAATTGACGAGCATCTGCGGAACAACAGTGCAAAACCTGACGAAAAGCTCCTCATCAGTAAAAAAGAAGAGATGGAAAAGAAGATATATAAACTGATGTATGGAGGTAATGAAAAACCGTACAGGATTCTTGTTGATTTAAGTAAAACAATGAGCGACTGTGTAGGTATTTTCAGAGAGAAGGCAGGAATAGAACAGGCCCTGATGGATATTAGCAAAATTAAGGAAAGGTTCAGGGATGTCCATGTTAACTCCCCAAAGTTATATATGAATTATGAGCTTCTAAATGCAATAGAGCTTGAATATATGCTCGAAGTGGCCCATACAATCGCCATAGGTGCTTATCTAAGGGAAGAAAGCAGAGGCGCCCACTTCAGGAAAGACTTCAACACAAGAAATGATACTGACTGGCTCAAACACACTGTTGCAAGGATCGGAAAAGACGGGGAACCGGTAATTTCATATAAAGATGTCGTAATTACAAACTATCAGCCCATGGAGAGGAAGTATTGA
- a CDS encoding Wzz/FepE/Etk N-terminal domain-containing protein, whose protein sequence is MEENSIKTEYVEDEINLLDYFIVLVKRKKLIVYITLGIMIITAIISLILPPIYRAETKIMPPQQSSQGSMSQLLGQLGGAAGIIGLPSGGLKSSSELYIAFLKTNNILDRMIDRFDLMKLYKTKSREKTRATLSGALTAKEDKKSGMITIAVIDKDPKRAAQFANIFVEELRALNKGLAVGEASQRRLFYEEQIEDVKKALATAEEDLKSFQEKTGVLSIEPQAQAVIMSIANVKAGIAAKEVELRVLRTYSTSNNPDVKKTEEGIKGLKAELNNLMKKNKVEHDPLMPTEEAPQAGLDYLRKMRDVKFYTTLYEFLIKQHEAAKIDEAKDATIIQVIDKAEPPERRFKPKRTQMVLIAGVVGFFLSIFSAFFMEYTEKSSSNPENKERIDEIKKYCSFGFLHRMEGIMTKLKGIKTKKIE, encoded by the coding sequence TTGGAAGAAAATTCCATTAAAACCGAGTATGTTGAAGATGAAATTAATCTGTTGGATTATTTCATTGTTCTTGTAAAACGGAAAAAACTTATTGTATACATTACTTTGGGCATCATGATTATAACCGCAATCATCAGTCTTATCCTGCCGCCGATATACAGAGCGGAGACAAAGATCATGCCGCCTCAACAGTCAAGCCAGGGCTCGATGTCCCAGCTTTTGGGCCAATTGGGAGGCGCTGCCGGCATAATAGGTTTGCCGTCAGGAGGCTTAAAGAGCTCAAGTGAGCTTTATATTGCCTTCCTAAAAACCAATAATATTTTAGATCGTATGATTGACAGGTTTGATCTTATGAAGTTGTATAAAACCAAATCAAGAGAAAAAACGAGAGCCACCCTTTCAGGCGCTCTTACGGCAAAAGAAGACAAGAAAAGTGGCATGATAACAATTGCTGTTATTGATAAAGACCCGAAAAGGGCTGCACAGTTCGCAAATATATTTGTAGAAGAATTGAGGGCCTTAAATAAAGGACTTGCTGTAGGTGAGGCCAGTCAGAGGAGATTATTCTACGAAGAACAGATCGAGGATGTAAAAAAGGCGTTAGCAACAGCAGAAGAGGATTTAAAAAGTTTTCAGGAAAAAACAGGCGTTTTAAGCATAGAACCTCAGGCACAGGCAGTGATTATGAGTATTGCAAACGTAAAGGCAGGAATTGCCGCAAAAGAAGTGGAATTGAGGGTGTTAAGGACATATTCGACAAGCAATAACCCTGATGTTAAGAAAACCGAAGAAGGGATAAAAGGCCTTAAGGCTGAGTTAAACAACCTGATGAAGAAAAACAAAGTAGAGCATGATCCCTTAATGCCGACAGAAGAAGCGCCCCAGGCTGGATTGGACTATCTCAGGAAGATGAGAGATGTGAAGTTTTATACAACACTTTATGAGTTTCTTATCAAACAGCATGAGGCGGCAAAAATTGATGAAGCCAAGGATGCGACGATAATTCAGGTAATTGATAAGGCCGAGCCGCCCGAGAGGAGATTTAAACCTAAAAGAACACAAATGGTGCTTATTGCCGGCGTTGTTGGTTTTTTTCTGTCTATATTTTCTGCTTTTTTTATGGAATATACAGAAAAGTCCTCTTCCAATCCCGAGAACAAAGAAAGGATTGATGAGATAAAAAAGTATTGTTCATTTGGCTTTTTGCACAGGATGGAAGGCATTATGACAAAACTGAAAGGCATTAAAACTAAAAAAATCGAATGA